The following are encoded together in the Thermococcus sibiricus MM 739 genome:
- a CDS encoding DNA topoisomerase IV subunit A yields MLKREKPKERFSYDPKKVLQQLERFGKKVLEEITRGRNPFIDVPTRGLSNVYFDERDRLIKMGDKTSRRYLFHVAHARKFMQTLLISAYIKRLVSEGKHASLREAYYANKHTIPGSKENTFEDQSESDPIIEDLERMFGVLREEMHITADRRGYIYGDVVIKDGEDEFNASKLGMGGWAVPGTVEHIEFPEINVDYVLVVETAAMADRLIEEKYPKKEKALVVATQGQASRGVRRLIHRLHYEEGLPIIVFTDGDPYGWYIYSTIKQGSINLAYLSEKLATPEAKFVGMTMDDIKKYGLENVTEKLKGIPPNKKGGPTGDYKRIIEEMNYPWFQNKEWQRQLKLALEWGVRIEQQALANKSLEFVAKEYLPEKIGNEELLP; encoded by the coding sequence ATGCTTAAACGTGAAAAACCAAAAGAAAGATTTAGCTATGATCCTAAAAAGGTTCTCCAACAATTGGAAAGGTTTGGAAAAAAAGTTCTGGAAGAAATAACTAGAGGAAGGAATCCATTCATAGATGTTCCTACAAGGGGGCTCAGTAACGTTTACTTTGATGAGAGGGATCGTTTGATTAAAATGGGGGATAAAACTTCGAGAAGGTATCTCTTCCATGTTGCTCATGCTAGAAAATTTATGCAGACTCTTTTGATATCGGCCTACATAAAACGGCTTGTAAGTGAAGGAAAACATGCAAGTTTGAGAGAAGCATATTATGCGAACAAGCACACCATTCCTGGTAGTAAGGAAAACACATTTGAAGATCAAAGTGAGAGCGATCCGATTATAGAGGATTTGGAGCGTATGTTTGGTGTTCTTAGAGAAGAAATGCATATCACAGCAGATAGGAGAGGTTATATTTATGGAGATGTTGTCATCAAGGATGGCGAAGATGAGTTTAATGCTTCAAAGCTTGGTATGGGTGGATGGGCAGTACCTGGGACAGTGGAGCACATAGAGTTTCCAGAAATAAATGTTGATTATGTATTGGTGGTTGAGACTGCTGCTATGGCAGATAGGTTGATTGAAGAAAAATATCCAAAGAAGGAGAAAGCATTAGTAGTTGCCACCCAAGGACAGGCTTCTCGTGGTGTTAGACGTTTAATACATAGGCTTCATTATGAGGAAGGCCTTCCAATAATTGTCTTTACTGATGGGGATCCATATGGATGGTACATTTATTCCACAATAAAACAAGGTTCAATAAACTTGGCGTACCTTAGTGAAAAACTTGCTACCCCAGAAGCAAAATTTGTAGGAATGACAATGGACGATATAAAGAAATACGGCCTTGAGAATGTAACTGAAAAACTTAAAGGGATTCCCCCCAACAAAAAAGGCGGCCCCACAGGAGATTACAAACGTATCATAGAGGAGATGAACTATCCTTGGTTCCAGAACAAAGAGTGGCAAAGACAACTTAAATTGGCCCTTGAATGGGGAGTTAGGATTGAGCAGCAGGCTCTAGCCAATAAGAGCTTAGAATTCGTTGCTAAAGAGTACCTTCCTGAAAAAATCGGTAACGAGGAATTGCTTCCATGA
- the top6B gene encoding DNA topoisomerase VI subunit B — protein sequence MANSEADKLFKEFKIQSVSEFFRRNAAMLGYTGKLRSLTTLIHEAVTNSLDACEEAGILPYVRVEIEELGTEHYKIIVEDNGPGIPEKFIAHVFGKMLAGTKAHRNIQSRGQQGIGISGAVMFAQITSGKATRIITSTGEEEIIEAWVGIDVDKNEGKIFKKIKHPNPTGWRGTRIEMEVKDVRYIRSKQGVYWYLKLTAIANPHAHIEFIEPDGKLIVFSRSSEELPEPPEEMKPHPKGIITDDIYRMAQRTTRTTVRTFLIGEFSRISDKKIDELVQYITALRLIKEEEEQNVKEQLMKRLVDGEVDKIIASFGKRGKKVLREVRKIMEKPPKKLTWHEAEEIVEAFKYMTFLAPPTHGLRPIGEENIEKGLTGILRPEFVTSVTRPPKVYRGGIPFQVEVGLAFGGELSSGFDLLRYANRVPLLFDAGSCVITSAARNIDWKRYRVDDVDRAPLALLVNVVSVHVPYTSTGKQSVANEEEIYEEIRLAVMDVARRLAKYLGGKHRKLYQVKRRKTLEKYVPEVSRALSILTGLPEGEIKKMLVTIIEKKFESIDEAVEAESDA from the coding sequence ATGGCGAATTCTGAGGCAGACAAACTATTTAAAGAGTTTAAAATCCAGAGTGTCAGTGAATTTTTTAGAAGAAATGCTGCAATGCTTGGTTATACTGGAAAACTGCGTTCATTAACAACACTGATTCATGAAGCAGTGACAAATTCTCTTGATGCTTGTGAAGAGGCTGGAATACTTCCCTATGTTAGAGTTGAAATAGAGGAACTTGGTACAGAACATTATAAGATAATAGTGGAAGATAATGGTCCTGGAATTCCTGAAAAGTTTATTGCACACGTGTTTGGTAAGATGCTTGCAGGTACAAAGGCTCACAGAAATATTCAAAGTAGGGGACAACAAGGTATAGGTATTAGCGGTGCCGTGATGTTTGCTCAGATTACAAGTGGTAAAGCCACTAGAATTATCACTTCCACAGGTGAGGAGGAGATAATAGAAGCTTGGGTAGGTATTGATGTAGATAAAAATGAGGGCAAGATCTTCAAGAAAATAAAACATCCAAACCCAACAGGATGGAGAGGAACAAGAATAGAGATGGAAGTTAAGGATGTTCGTTACATTCGCTCAAAACAAGGTGTTTACTGGTATCTAAAGCTTACTGCGATAGCTAATCCTCATGCACACATAGAGTTTATAGAACCTGATGGTAAACTCATAGTTTTCTCAAGGAGCAGTGAGGAGCTTCCAGAACCTCCAGAGGAAATGAAACCACATCCTAAGGGAATTATAACTGATGACATTTATCGGATGGCCCAAAGAACAACGAGAACGACTGTAAGAACTTTTCTCATAGGAGAATTTTCGAGAATAAGTGACAAAAAAATAGATGAGCTGGTACAGTATATAACTGCATTGAGGCTTATAAAAGAGGAAGAAGAGCAAAATGTAAAAGAGCAGCTCATGAAGAGACTTGTAGATGGTGAAGTAGATAAAATAATCGCAAGCTTTGGAAAAAGGGGAAAAAAAGTTCTTAGAGAAGTCAGAAAGATAATGGAAAAACCTCCAAAAAAACTAACGTGGCACGAGGCAGAAGAAATTGTTGAGGCATTTAAATACATGACGTTTTTGGCACCCCCTACTCACGGATTAAGGCCTATTGGAGAGGAGAATATAGAAAAAGGACTCACTGGAATTTTAAGGCCAGAATTTGTAACTTCTGTAACTAGACCACCGAAGGTCTATAGGGGCGGCATTCCATTCCAAGTTGAAGTAGGGCTTGCCTTTGGTGGAGAGCTAAGTAGTGGCTTTGATCTCTTAAGATACGCGAATAGAGTGCCATTGCTCTTTGATGCAGGTTCATGTGTGATAACCTCTGCAGCGAGAAATATTGATTGGAAACGTTATAGAGTTGATGACGTTGACAGAGCGCCATTAGCACTTCTAGTTAATGTAGTCAGTGTTCATGTTCCCTATACATCTACTGGGAAGCAAAGCGTTGCAAATGAAGAGGAAATATATGAGGAGATAAGGCTTGCAGTGATGGATGTTGCAAGAAGGCTTGCAAAGTACTTAGGTGGAAAACACCGCAAACTTTACCAAGTTAAAAGAAGAAAGACGCTTGAAAAGTACGTTCCTGAAGTTTCAAGAGCTTTAAGCATACTTACAGGTCTCCCGGAAGGTGAGATTAAGAAAATGTTGGTAACAATTATCGAGAAAAAGTTTGAGAGTATAGACGAAGCAGTGGAGGCTGAGAGCGATGCTTAA
- a CDS encoding KH domain-containing protein → MDEFEEKLKKYEYLDKKESGKDPFEVEEFVVVGEQEEFVRIPKERIGVVIGKNGETKKKIEDATKTKIDIDSNTGEVFITSTEETEDPLAVWKARDIVLAIGRGFSPERAFRLLNEGEVLEVVELTDIIIGNERNALPRVRGRIIGRKGRTREIIEEMSGTEISVYGKTVAIIGNPLQVQVAKTAIEKLVKGSPHGTVYKYLERRKKDLELEGGMYYGEF, encoded by the coding sequence ATGGACGAGTTTGAAGAAAAGTTGAAAAAGTATGAATATTTGGATAAAAAAGAGAGTGGAAAAGATCCATTTGAGGTTGAAGAGTTTGTGGTAGTTGGTGAGCAAGAAGAGTTTGTGAGAATTCCTAAAGAGAGGATTGGAGTAGTCATTGGTAAGAACGGTGAGACAAAGAAAAAAATTGAAGATGCTACAAAGACTAAAATAGATATTGATAGTAACACGGGAGAAGTGTTCATCACTTCAACTGAAGAAACAGAAGACCCATTAGCAGTTTGGAAAGCCAGAGATATAGTTCTTGCTATTGGAAGAGGGTTTTCTCCAGAAAGGGCATTTAGGCTTCTAAATGAGGGAGAAGTTCTTGAAGTTGTGGAGTTGACTGATATTATTATAGGCAATGAAAGAAATGCTCTCCCACGAGTTAGAGGGAGGATTATTGGAAGAAAAGGGAGAACTAGAGAAATCATTGAAGAAATGAGTGGAACGGAAATAAGTGTTTATGGAAAAACTGTTGCAATTATTGGAAATCCCCTTCAAGTCCAAGTGGCGAAAACTGCTATTGAAAAACTTGTCAAAGGTTCCCCTCATGGAACCGTTTACAAGTATCTAGAGAGAAGAAAGAAAGACTTAGAACTCGAAGGAGGTATGTATTATGGCGAATTCTGA